The Gammaproteobacteria bacterium sequence GCTCGAGATTCTTTGCTGTCCGGTGACCAAGGTACCGGTCAAGAGACTTCCGAAGAAGAAGTTGCAACAGTTAAACGAGCAAATCGCACAGGGTCAAGTGCGCTACGTTGACGGTAGTCCGCTCGAATCGCCCCTTGAAGATGCATTGATTACAGAAACGGGGACTACAATTTACCGAGTCGATTCAAGCATTCCGGTAATGTTGGAAGATAAAGGGATCATCACCGATCAACTACAAGATTTTTAGGGGAGTCGCAAAGGGAAGAACATGCCGACCTTATTTGCGAAGATTGTTAGCGGAGAAATCCCCTCTGATACGGTTTACAAGGATGATCGCGTGACAGCATTTCGTGATATTAACCCGGTTGCGCCGGTGCACATTTTAATCGTGCCTAACAAAGTGATCCCTACGGTGAATGATCTAACGGATGATGACGAGGCACTTGCGGGCCATATGCTGGTGGTCGCAAAGCGCCTTGCAGAGGAGGAAGGGATTGCAGACAACGGATATCGGATAATTATCAACTGCAATGCCCATGGTGGGCAGGAAGTT is a genomic window containing:
- a CDS encoding Trm112 family protein; the protein is MPIDKKLLEILCCPVTKVPVKRLPKKKLQQLNEQIAQGQVRYVDGSPLESPLEDALITETGTTIYRVDSSIPVMLEDKGIITDQLQDF
- a CDS encoding histidine triad nucleotide-binding protein, coding for MPTLFAKIVSGEIPSDTVYKDDRVTAFRDINPVAPVHILIVPNKVIPTVNDLTDDDEALAGHMLVVAKRLAEEEGIADNGYRIIINCNAHGGQEVFHLHLHLIGGRPLGPMIQRK